In Drosophila santomea strain STO CAGO 1482 chromosome 2L, Prin_Dsan_1.1, whole genome shotgun sequence, a single window of DNA contains:
- the LOC120456441 gene encoding protein nubbin isoform X2 translates to MVMSELRWHTASPEDNNNSLKRDLLKSTPTSAREAAVHMMQNRYISRLSRSPSPLQSNASDCDDNNSSVGTSSDRCRSPLSPALSLSHQQAKRQLMSLQPHPAHHHHNPHHLNHLNHHQYKQEEDYEDENGGALNLTSDNSRHSTQSPSNSVKSATASPVPVISVPSPVPPMISPVLAPSAGGATTPNSMAAAAAAAAAVASTMGSGISPLLALPGMSSPQAQLAAAGLGMNNPLLTGSLSPQDFAQFQQLLQQRQVALTQQFNSYMELLRSGSLGLAQDDPALTTQVAAAQFLMQSQLQALSQATQQLQALQKQQQQQQQRQAEEPLQLNHMMTQQPRSSTPHSIRSPIAIRSPASSPHQMHHHHHHPLQITPPSSAASLKLSGMLTPSTPTSGTQMSQGTITPQPKTVASAAAARAAGEPSPEETTDLEELEQFAKTFKQRRIKLGFTQGDVGLAMGKLYGNDFSQTTISRFEALNLSFKNMCKLKPLLQKWLDDADRTIQATGGVFDPAALQATVSTPEIIGRRRKKRTSIETTIRGALEKAFLANQKPTSEEITQLADRLGMEKEVVRVWFCNRRQKEKRINPSLDSPTGADDDESSYMMH, encoded by the exons ATGGTTATGTCGGAGCTACGTTGGCACACCGCTAGTCCCGAGGATAATAACAATTCCTTGAAGCGCGATTTGCTCAAATCCACACCGACCAGTGCCCGCGAGGCCGCCGTTCACATGATGCAGAATCGAT ATATCAGTCGTCTGTCGCGTTCGCCGTCACCACTTCAATCGAATG CTTCCGATTGCGATGACAACAACTCGAGTGTGGGCACCTCGAGCGATCGCTGCCGATCTCCTTTGAGTCCTGCGCTCTCCTTGAGCCACCAGCAGGCCAAGCGACAGCTGATGTCGCTGCAGCCCCACCCGGCGCACCACCATCACAATCCGCACCACTTGAACCACCTGAACCACCATCAGTACAAACAGGAGGAGGATTACGAGGACGAAAATGGTGGGGCATTGAACTTAACCAGCGACAATAGTCGTCACAGCACTCAGTCTCCATCGAATTCGGTGAAATCGGCCACAGCATCGCCGGTGCCGGTGATTTCAGTGCCCTCGCCAGTGCCGCCCATGATCTCGCCGGTTCTGGCGCCCTCGGCTGGTGGAGCCACCACACCCAATTCCATGgcagcagcggctgcagcagccgccgccgtGGCATCCACAATGGGCAGTGGCATCTCGCCGTTGCTGGCCCTGCCGGGCATGTCCTCGCCACAGGCTCAGCTCGCAGCAGCTGGCTTGGGCATGAATAATCCACTGCTGACTGGTTCGCTGTCGCCACAGGACTTTGCCCAGTTCCAGCAGCTATTGCAGCAACGCCAAGTGGCGTTGACGCAGCAGTTCAACAGCTACATGGAGCTGCTGAGGAGTGGTTCCCTGGGCTTGGCGCAGGATGACCCTGCTCTGACCACCCAGGTGGCGGCGGCCCAGTTCCTAATGCAGAGCCAACTGCAGGCCCTCAGTCAGGCCACCCAGCAATTGCAGGCActgcagaagcagcagcagcagcagcagcagcgccaggCGGAGGAGCCACTGCAGCTGAACCACATGATGACACAGCAGCCACGCAGTTCCACACCGCACTCGATCCGCAGTCCCATCGCCATTCGTAGTCCGGCCAGCTCACCCCACCAGatgcaccaccatcaccatcacccaCTGCAAATCACGCCGCCCAGCTCGGCGGCCAGTCTGAAACTGAGTGGAATGCTGACGCCCAGCACGCCCACCAGTGGCACCCAGATGAGCCAGGGCACCATCACGCCGCAGCCCAAGACGGTGGCCAGTGCGGCAGCTGCTCGGGCAGCGGGTGAGCCATCGCCCGAGGAAACCACCGatctggaggagctggagcagtTCGCCAAGACCTTCAAGCAGCGCAGAATCAAGCTGGGCTTCACCCAGGGCGATGTGGGTCTGGCCATGGGCAAACTGTATGGCAATGACTTCTCGCAGACCACCATTTCCCGTTTCGAAGCCCTCAATCTGAGCTTCAAGAACATGTGCAAGCTGAAGCCGCTGCTCCAGAAGTGGTTGGACGATGCCGATCGCACTATCCAGGCCACCGGTGGTGTCTTCGATCCTGCGGCCCTGCAGGCCACCGTCAGCACACCGGAGATCATTGGACGCCGTCGCAAGAAGCGCACCTCCATCGAGACCACCATTCGCGGCGCCCTGGAGAAGGCCTTCCTGGCCAACCAGAAGCCCACCTCGGAGGAGATCACCCAGCTGGCCGATCGCCTGGGCATGGAGAAGGAGGTGGTGCGCGTGTGGTTCTGCAACCGCCGGCAGAAGGAGAAGCGCATCAATCCCTCCCTGGACAGTCCCACGGGTGCCGATGACGACGAGTCCTCCTATATGATGCACTAA
- the LOC120456455 gene encoding aly/REF export factor 2 has product MLNKMEMSLDDIIKLNLGFKNKVRHAQKEKVRKSTAEGGFKGIRRTRNATGFIQKTKFNQGRTLREPKRPTFLMVCNLDYGVNDDDIMELFNESGLVQQGLVHYDREGNSLGTAQLMFRYRADAMKIIKQFHGVFLDGRRLKLHLIQKTRDFKRPDGESRSLQSGSLQSRPFKNHYYQPRPFRTAAFKTLTFSPRPFERDGIQVDSSSYESLVSEPIFRPKSNGGTFRKSGLRNSNRNSTPHKNAYRNNDFIQ; this is encoded by the coding sequence ATGTTAAACAAGATGGAAATGAGTCTAGACGACATCATCAAGTTGAACCTTGgttttaaaaacaaagttCGTCATgctcaaaaagaaaaagttcGAAAAAGTACTGCAGAAGGCGGCTTCAAAGGTATTCGAAGGACTCGCAACGCAACTGGATTCATACAGAAGACCAAGTTCAATCAGGGAAGAACTTTAAGGGAACCAAAAAGACCCACTTTTCTCATGGTTTGCAATTTGGACTACGGAGTGAATGACGACGACATCATGGAGCTCTTCAATGAAAGTGGTCTGGTGCAGCAAGGGTTGGTCCACTACGATCGCGAGGGCAACTCATTGGGCACCGCTCAATTGATGTTTAGATATCGCGCCGATGCCATGAAGATCATCAAGCAGTTCCACGGAGTCTTTTTGGACGGACGCCGATTGAAGCTACATCTCATACAAAAAACACGCGATTTCAAACGCCCTGATGGTGAATCTCGTTCATTGCAGAGTGGATCCTTGCAGTCTCGTCCTTTCAAGAATCATTATTACCAGCCTCGTCCTTTCAGGACTGCTGCCTTCAAGACACTGACATTCTCGCCTCGTCCTTTTGAGCGCGATGGCATCCAAGTGGATTCTTCGTCTTACGAAAGCCTCGTATCAGAACCCATTTTTAGGCCTAAATCGAATGGAGGGACCTTCCGAAAGTCTGGTTTGCGTAACAGCAATCGCAATTCAACTCCACATAAGAATGCATACAGAAATAATGATTTTATCCAGTAA
- the LOC120456441 gene encoding protein nubbin isoform X1 yields the protein MPLLLANYYQQQLQQRQQRVASNNGMLLEYKSHCNTNRGSNNCSSSNNRRSSNYQRQLFAAEALTMSTPTTTSKYKINGEATEGVSASTLLYHHPHHSHRHHHHHHHQQSQQQHQHQQQQHHQLQQQQQQQLLLQQQLLQQHVASSSPLQHLSNLFGQHLPTHSLQHLIAAEYWQQQQQQQQQQQQQQPAATIKSEPTTQSVAATSVFSFTPQQHVNFAASLVALQQNDALPEATMAMATAAPTTAATTASGAATAAAAAAAATSPAAATTLQAPTATQAAATIDDIGDDDDDDDDDDSNIGDHMQNAGVGNFKFEPRQQLATPPNEAVLTSCEENKDGTLTAVDTNMRDVSANHSSSFLSSSPASLTLVSCHTPSPPPPSLAEQDDEMRRRMRDKKLTLELKLQSCDEYVEQPKDKGAERLHPAQIANDNAPSPLHLKVEEQDEREERHEQEELEQAEAKDKVLELTGAAVALYGHLNNASKDVRDLEQCLKLQDPNDISRLSRSPSPLQSNASDCDDNNSSVGTSSDRCRSPLSPALSLSHQQAKRQLMSLQPHPAHHHHNPHHLNHLNHHQYKQEEDYEDENGGALNLTSDNSRHSTQSPSNSVKSATASPVPVISVPSPVPPMISPVLAPSAGGATTPNSMAAAAAAAAAVASTMGSGISPLLALPGMSSPQAQLAAAGLGMNNPLLTGSLSPQDFAQFQQLLQQRQVALTQQFNSYMELLRSGSLGLAQDDPALTTQVAAAQFLMQSQLQALSQATQQLQALQKQQQQQQQRQAEEPLQLNHMMTQQPRSSTPHSIRSPIAIRSPASSPHQMHHHHHHPLQITPPSSAASLKLSGMLTPSTPTSGTQMSQGTITPQPKTVASAAAARAAGEPSPEETTDLEELEQFAKTFKQRRIKLGFTQGDVGLAMGKLYGNDFSQTTISRFEALNLSFKNMCKLKPLLQKWLDDADRTIQATGGVFDPAALQATVSTPEIIGRRRKKRTSIETTIRGALEKAFLANQKPTSEEITQLADRLGMEKEVVRVWFCNRRQKEKRINPSLDSPTGADDDESSYMMH from the exons ATGCCATTGTTGCTAGCAAACTACTATCAGCAGCAACTtcagcaacggcagcagcgtGTTGCTAGCAACAACGGCATGTTACTTGAATACAAAAGCCATTGCAATACAAATCGGGGCAGCAACAATTGTAGCAGTAGCAACAacaggcgcagcagcaactacCAGCGACAGCTGTTCGCAGCGGAAGCACTAACAATGTCAACGCCgacaacaacatcaaaatacaaaatcaatGGCGAGGCCACCGAAGGCGTTTCAGCATCCACACTGCTGTATCATCATCCGCATCACagccatcgtcatcatcaccatcaccatcatcagcagtcgcagcagcagcaccagcaccagcagcagcaacatcatcaactgcaacagcagcagcagcagcagttgctgctgcagcaacagctcCTGCAGCAACATGTGGCCAGCAGTTCGCCGCTGCAACATCTGAGCAATCTGTTTGGCCAGCATTTGCCTACGCACAGCCTGCAGCACTTGATTGCCGCCGAGTactggcagcagcagcagcagcaacaacagcagcagcagcaacaacagccagcagcaacaattaaAAGCGAGCCAACAACTCAATCAGTGGCAGCAACATCGGTCTTCAGCTTCACGCCGCAGCAACACGTCAATTTTGCCGCCTCATTAGTCGCATTACAGCAAAATGATGCCCTGCCCGAGgcaacaatggcaatggcaacagcagcaccaacaacagcagcgacaactgcatcaggagcagcaactgcagcagcagcagcagcagccgcaacaagTCCTGCAGCAGCGACAACGTTGCAGGCGCCAACAGCAACACAAGCGGCAGCAACAATCGACGACAtcggtgatgatgatgatgatgatgatgatgacgacagCAACATCGGCGACCACATGCAAAATGCAGGCG TTGGCAACTTTAAGTTCGAGCCAAGACAACAACTGGCCACGCCGCCGAATGAAGCTGTCCTAACGAGTTGCGAGGAGAACAAAGATGGAACTTTGACTGCTGTTGACACAAATATGCGCGATGTCAGCGCAAATCACAGCAGCTCCTTTCTTTCGTCCTCGCCCGCCTCCTTGACTCTGGTGTCCTGCCACACACCCtcgccaccgccgccgtcCCTTGCGGAACAGGACGATGAAATGAGGAGAAGGATGCGGGACAAGAAGCTAACGCTCGAATTGAAGTTGCAATCGTGTGATGAATATGTTGAGCAGCCAAAGGATAAAGGAGCCGAACGGCTGCATCCAGCTCAGATTGCCAACGACAATGCTCCGTCGCCTCTGCATTTGAAAGTGGAGGAGCAGGACGAGCGGGAGGAGCGGCacgagcaggaggagctggagcaggcgGAGGCAAAGGATAAGGTCCTGGAACTGACTGGAGCAGCAGTTGCTCTCTATGGCCACTTGAACAATGCCAGCAAGGATGTGCGAGATTTAGAGCAGTGTCTGAAATTGCAGGACCCAAATG ATATCAGTCGTCTGTCGCGTTCGCCGTCACCACTTCAATCGAATG CTTCCGATTGCGATGACAACAACTCGAGTGTGGGCACCTCGAGCGATCGCTGCCGATCTCCTTTGAGTCCTGCGCTCTCCTTGAGCCACCAGCAGGCCAAGCGACAGCTGATGTCGCTGCAGCCCCACCCGGCGCACCACCATCACAATCCGCACCACTTGAACCACCTGAACCACCATCAGTACAAACAGGAGGAGGATTACGAGGACGAAAATGGTGGGGCATTGAACTTAACCAGCGACAATAGTCGTCACAGCACTCAGTCTCCATCGAATTCGGTGAAATCGGCCACAGCATCGCCGGTGCCGGTGATTTCAGTGCCCTCGCCAGTGCCGCCCATGATCTCGCCGGTTCTGGCGCCCTCGGCTGGTGGAGCCACCACACCCAATTCCATGgcagcagcggctgcagcagccgccgccgtGGCATCCACAATGGGCAGTGGCATCTCGCCGTTGCTGGCCCTGCCGGGCATGTCCTCGCCACAGGCTCAGCTCGCAGCAGCTGGCTTGGGCATGAATAATCCACTGCTGACTGGTTCGCTGTCGCCACAGGACTTTGCCCAGTTCCAGCAGCTATTGCAGCAACGCCAAGTGGCGTTGACGCAGCAGTTCAACAGCTACATGGAGCTGCTGAGGAGTGGTTCCCTGGGCTTGGCGCAGGATGACCCTGCTCTGACCACCCAGGTGGCGGCGGCCCAGTTCCTAATGCAGAGCCAACTGCAGGCCCTCAGTCAGGCCACCCAGCAATTGCAGGCActgcagaagcagcagcagcagcagcagcagcgccaggCGGAGGAGCCACTGCAGCTGAACCACATGATGACACAGCAGCCACGCAGTTCCACACCGCACTCGATCCGCAGTCCCATCGCCATTCGTAGTCCGGCCAGCTCACCCCACCAGatgcaccaccatcaccatcacccaCTGCAAATCACGCCGCCCAGCTCGGCGGCCAGTCTGAAACTGAGTGGAATGCTGACGCCCAGCACGCCCACCAGTGGCACCCAGATGAGCCAGGGCACCATCACGCCGCAGCCCAAGACGGTGGCCAGTGCGGCAGCTGCTCGGGCAGCGGGTGAGCCATCGCCCGAGGAAACCACCGatctggaggagctggagcagtTCGCCAAGACCTTCAAGCAGCGCAGAATCAAGCTGGGCTTCACCCAGGGCGATGTGGGTCTGGCCATGGGCAAACTGTATGGCAATGACTTCTCGCAGACCACCATTTCCCGTTTCGAAGCCCTCAATCTGAGCTTCAAGAACATGTGCAAGCTGAAGCCGCTGCTCCAGAAGTGGTTGGACGATGCCGATCGCACTATCCAGGCCACCGGTGGTGTCTTCGATCCTGCGGCCCTGCAGGCCACCGTCAGCACACCGGAGATCATTGGACGCCGTCGCAAGAAGCGCACCTCCATCGAGACCACCATTCGCGGCGCCCTGGAGAAGGCCTTCCTGGCCAACCAGAAGCCCACCTCGGAGGAGATCACCCAGCTGGCCGATCGCCTGGGCATGGAGAAGGAGGTGGTGCGCGTGTGGTTCTGCAACCGCCGGCAGAAGGAGAAGCGCATCAATCCCTCCCTGGACAGTCCCACGGGTGCCGATGACGACGAGTCCTCCTATATGATGCACTAA